A window from Acidobacteriota bacterium encodes these proteins:
- a CDS encoding TIGR03087 family PEP-CTERM/XrtA system glycosyltransferase, translated as MIRCLFLTHRLPYAPNRGDRIRAYHLMEEMARFADVTLCSLVHDDDEAAQAAKVPYATRVVTVRVPRIANRARAAMSLASGRPLTHVLLDGAVAPTLERLDAPAAFDLVLAYCSSMARFAMSPPLAGTPFVLDMVDVDSAKWDALARRSRGPRGWIYRREARTLRAFEIEATRRARGTICVNDREAETLRALVPGGDISVLENGVDLEAFRPPAPLERDAAVIFCGVLDYEPNEGGVLWFAREVWPRVHARRPDARFRIVGARATPAIRRAAAADPSIDLVGEVTAVPPHLWRAAVSVAPLHTARGLQNKVLEALAAGLPVVVTPVVLDGLPIAVRPGCVTATDPAIFADAVLQLLGEPAAVRSHRLAALRLDELTWRRRLAPLRTLLEKAAGVSAGSATAGRTATAVR; from the coding sequence ATGATCCGCTGCTTGTTCCTCACCCACCGCCTGCCGTACGCGCCCAATCGCGGCGATCGCATTCGCGCGTACCACCTCATGGAGGAGATGGCCCGATTCGCGGACGTGACGCTCTGCTCGCTGGTGCACGACGACGACGAGGCGGCGCAGGCCGCGAAGGTGCCGTACGCCACGCGTGTCGTCACGGTGCGGGTTCCTCGGATCGCCAACCGTGCGCGTGCGGCGATGAGCCTTGCCTCCGGCCGGCCGCTGACCCACGTGCTGCTGGACGGCGCCGTGGCGCCCACGCTCGAGAGGCTGGATGCGCCGGCGGCATTCGACCTCGTGCTCGCCTACTGCTCGAGCATGGCGCGGTTCGCGATGTCGCCGCCGCTCGCCGGCACGCCCTTCGTCCTCGACATGGTCGACGTGGACTCCGCGAAGTGGGATGCGCTCGCCCGCCGGTCGCGTGGGCCGCGCGGCTGGATCTACCGGCGCGAGGCCCGAACGCTCCGAGCGTTCGAGATCGAAGCCACCCGTCGCGCCCGCGGCACGATCTGCGTGAACGATCGCGAGGCGGAGACGTTGCGCGCGCTCGTGCCGGGCGGCGACATCTCCGTGCTGGAGAACGGTGTCGACCTCGAGGCCTTCCGGCCGCCCGCGCCGCTCGAGCGCGACGCCGCGGTCATCTTCTGCGGCGTGCTCGACTACGAGCCGAACGAGGGCGGCGTGCTCTGGTTCGCGCGCGAGGTGTGGCCGCGCGTACACGCGAGGCGACCGGACGCGCGCTTCCGGATCGTCGGTGCCCGCGCCACGCCAGCGATCCGCCGTGCGGCGGCCGCCGATCCGTCGATCGATCTCGTCGGTGAGGTGACCGCGGTGCCGCCGCACCTGTGGCGTGCCGCGGTGTCGGTGGCCCCGCTGCACACGGCGCGCGGCCTTCAGAACAAAGTGCTCGAGGCGCTCGCGGCCGGCCTGCCGGTCGTCGTCACGCCCGTCGTCCTCGATGGCCTGCCCATCGCCGTGCGGCCTGGATGCGTCACCGCGACCGACCCGGCCATCTTCGCGGACGCCGTGCTGCAACTGCTCGGCGAGCCTGCCGCGGTTCGCTCGCACCGCCTCGCCGCGCTCCGTCTCGACGAGCTGACCTGGCGGCGCAGACTGGCGCCGCTTCGCACGCTGCTCGAGAAGGCGGCCGGCGTGAGCGCCGGTTCGGCGACAGCAGGCCGAACCGCAACCGCGGTGAGATGA
- a CDS encoding VanZ family protein codes for MAHTSWRVARGWVLATAVILVVTLAPFEFSADEEIVAMKLSRVSPNPFVNTWGRGPLPAIGTALNVVLFVPFGLTVARALARPGRRGWTVVAIVSAAGLALSLAVESAQAFTRYRIPSSTDVLTNAIGASAGAAIVVRRSARRDDT; via the coding sequence ATGGCGCACACATCGTGGCGTGTCGCGCGCGGCTGGGTGCTCGCCACTGCCGTCATCCTCGTCGTGACGCTCGCCCCGTTCGAGTTCAGCGCCGACGAGGAGATCGTCGCGATGAAGCTTTCGCGCGTCTCCCCCAACCCGTTCGTGAACACCTGGGGCCGCGGGCCGCTGCCCGCGATCGGCACGGCGCTCAACGTGGTGCTCTTCGTGCCGTTCGGCTTGACCGTGGCGCGGGCGCTCGCACGCCCCGGCCGGCGCGGCTGGACGGTCGTCGCGATCGTGAGCGCGGCTGGCCTCGCGCTCAGCCTGGCCGTGGAAAGCGCGCAGGCGTTCACGCGCTATCGCATCCCGTCGAGCACCGACGTGCTCACCAACGCGATCGGCGCATCTGCAGGCGCCGCGATCGTGGTCAGGCGCTCTGCCAGACGGGACGACACGTGA
- a CDS encoding glycosyltransferase family 39 protein, with translation MRRDRLVLIAITAGALGLRVWSVTWGWPHGLYGDESNYAPNAMRMAADRTLNTGRFHNSHLFTYLCLAEVGVLYLAGYVAGIFHGAREFGAFAWSHAIVILSLARFTTVAFGVATVVGVYIAGRLLHGRAVGWLAAMLLAVSPLHVYYSKVAVNDVPMTAFVLLTLVVTLYHLRTGSARWLYLAAFAAGLAAGAKYNGGLAIVMPLGAVGVTAWRSFQTGASGLRTAAMTAVLIGLVALAGFVLTDPFAVLSFREFLAGFEFQAGLARARWPTQPPDPVPLLMIRSVAAGLGVPSCLAAVAGLFLLLRRRSAAGLTVCAFPIVYVGVMALSQLFFTRFLLPIYPPLALLAGYAVVETVHSVRRWSPSAGRLAAGLIPAVTIAIPLQSALTLNAVLWRQDTRLHAREWLTAHVSSNDHILADSDAAAALDTPSDWPMTVRLTSQNREVLAREWTCARIDRERVTFVLLSSAFTHAVRDPRAAELQDCVGRRAASVVTISPLRPGVTVPEFELSEVTDVLRVLGARASNGPLIRIFEITPR, from the coding sequence GTGCGGCGAGACCGGCTGGTGCTCATCGCCATCACGGCGGGCGCGCTCGGACTTCGCGTGTGGTCGGTCACCTGGGGTTGGCCGCACGGGTTGTACGGGGACGAATCGAACTACGCCCCCAACGCGATGCGGATGGCCGCAGACCGCACGCTCAACACGGGGCGTTTTCACAACAGCCATCTCTTCACCTACCTGTGCCTGGCAGAAGTCGGCGTCCTCTATCTTGCGGGGTACGTGGCCGGCATCTTTCACGGCGCACGGGAATTCGGCGCGTTCGCCTGGAGCCACGCGATTGTGATTCTGAGCCTTGCGAGGTTCACCACCGTCGCGTTCGGAGTGGCGACGGTGGTCGGCGTCTACATCGCCGGACGTCTGTTGCACGGCAGGGCCGTGGGATGGTTGGCGGCGATGCTGCTCGCGGTCTCTCCGCTGCACGTGTACTACTCAAAGGTCGCGGTCAATGACGTGCCGATGACGGCCTTCGTCCTGCTGACCCTCGTCGTCACGCTGTATCACCTGCGGACCGGCAGTGCGCGTTGGCTGTACCTCGCGGCATTCGCGGCTGGGCTGGCCGCGGGCGCCAAGTACAACGGCGGACTCGCGATCGTGATGCCGCTGGGCGCGGTCGGCGTCACGGCATGGCGCTCGTTCCAGACCGGCGCGTCTGGCCTGCGCACGGCAGCCATGACTGCCGTGCTGATCGGGCTCGTCGCGCTGGCCGGGTTCGTCCTGACGGATCCGTTTGCCGTGCTGAGCTTCAGGGAATTTCTCGCCGGCTTCGAGTTCCAGGCCGGGCTGGCGCGCGCGAGGTGGCCGACCCAGCCACCGGATCCGGTGCCGCTGCTGATGATCCGATCGGTGGCGGCTGGTCTCGGCGTTCCGTCGTGTCTCGCGGCAGTGGCCGGTCTTTTCTTGCTCCTTCGGCGCCGATCGGCAGCCGGTCTGACTGTCTGTGCCTTTCCGATCGTGTACGTCGGGGTCATGGCGCTCAGCCAACTGTTCTTCACCCGTTTCTTGCTGCCCATCTACCCGCCGCTGGCGCTCCTGGCCGGATACGCGGTCGTCGAGACCGTGCATTCCGTGCGACGTTGGTCACCATCAGCCGGCCGGCTAGCCGCGGGCCTGATCCCTGCCGTGACGATCGCCATCCCGCTCCAATCGGCACTGACCCTGAATGCCGTCCTGTGGCGCCAGGACACGCGTCTTCACGCTCGCGAGTGGCTCACCGCCCACGTGTCTTCGAACGACCACATCCTCGCTGACTCCGACGCGGCCGCAGCACTCGACACGCCATCCGACTGGCCGATGACGGTGCGCTTGACATCACAGAACCGCGAAGTGCTGGCTCGCGAGTGGACATGCGCCCGCATAGACCGCGAGCGGGTCACGTTCGTGCTCCTGTCATCGGCGTTCACGCACGCCGTTCGCGACCCGCGAGCCGCGGAACTCCAGGACTGCGTCGGAAGACGCGCCGCATCGGTCGTCACGATCTCGCCACTCCGCCCGGGTGTGACGGTGCCGGAGTTCGAGCTGTCGGAGGTGACGGATGTTCTGCGTGTCCTCGGTGCTCGCGCATCGAATGGGCCCTTGATTCGGATCTTCGAGATCACCCCTCGATGA
- a CDS encoding VanZ family protein: MMPPAPRRHHLALAALAWTAFAVYGSLVPLEYRPTAWDDAVARFRSLPPLWVGIGTRADWVANILLFIPLTFLWLGTVACDRGRMARLAGALVVLPLAAAGAVALEFTQIWFARRTVSRNDILAEAIGGGLGVLLWFVIGQRAVAWARTYSLDRRPQSRVQWLLQAYIVGFTIWSVIPLDLTISVTELYHKWERGQVTLLPFAYRYESWSAHLYQAFGDLMVFVPLGIWIAMFDWGPRPSRAVLKLAAMGGAAYGTALELVQLLVLSRYTDVTDILFAVAGSTLGAWLVLRQRSEAATTATDVPDAATPATAVHGIVAAAVRWGIAIGAYTAFLLAGFLFPFEVTHDRVLVASRFQEFARVPLFSLYMGTEFNAIQQVLVRLLLFAPLGALWGRLALRARGRAGRIAIGLAGLGYAAALALAIELAQLFMPPKIADPSDAALCLLGAAGGLYVAARALVPADDRAATGRTRDVA; this comes from the coding sequence ATGATGCCTCCTGCCCCCCGCCGTCATCACCTCGCGCTCGCGGCGCTGGCGTGGACGGCCTTCGCCGTCTACGGCTCGCTCGTACCGCTCGAGTACCGGCCGACCGCGTGGGACGACGCCGTGGCGCGGTTCCGGTCGCTGCCGCCGCTGTGGGTCGGCATCGGCACGCGCGCGGACTGGGTCGCCAACATCCTGCTGTTCATCCCGCTCACCTTCCTGTGGCTCGGCACCGTGGCGTGCGACCGCGGACGGATGGCGCGCCTGGCCGGCGCCCTCGTGGTGCTGCCGCTCGCCGCGGCCGGGGCCGTCGCGCTCGAGTTCACCCAGATCTGGTTCGCCCGCCGCACGGTCTCGCGCAACGACATCCTCGCCGAGGCGATCGGCGGCGGCCTGGGTGTGCTGCTGTGGTTCGTCATCGGCCAGCGGGCGGTGGCCTGGGCCCGCACCTACAGCCTCGACCGGCGGCCGCAGTCGCGCGTGCAGTGGCTGCTGCAGGCGTACATCGTCGGCTTCACGATCTGGTCGGTGATTCCGCTGGATCTGACGATCAGCGTGACCGAGCTGTACCACAAATGGGAGCGCGGCCAGGTGACGCTCCTGCCGTTCGCGTACCGCTACGAGTCGTGGAGCGCGCACCTCTACCAGGCGTTCGGCGATCTCATGGTGTTCGTGCCGCTCGGCATCTGGATCGCGATGTTCGACTGGGGGCCGCGGCCGAGCCGCGCCGTGCTCAAGCTCGCGGCCATGGGCGGCGCCGCGTACGGCACCGCGCTCGAGCTGGTGCAGCTTCTCGTCCTGAGCCGCTACACGGACGTAACCGACATCCTCTTCGCGGTCGCCGGATCCACGCTCGGCGCCTGGCTCGTCCTGCGCCAGCGTTCTGAGGCCGCGACGACGGCGACGGACGTCCCCGACGCCGCGACGCCAGCGACGGCGGTCCACGGGATCGTCGCGGCGGCCGTCAGGTGGGGCATAGCGATCGGGGCGTACACGGCGTTTCTCCTCGCGGGGTTCCTGTTTCCGTTCGAGGTGACGCACGATCGGGTGCTCGTCGCATCGCGGTTCCAGGAGTTCGCGCGCGTGCCACTCTTCTCGCTCTATATGGGCACGGAGTTCAACGCCATCCAGCAGGTGCTCGTGCGGCTGCTGCTGTTCGCGCCGCTCGGCGCGCTGTGGGGGCGTCTCGCGCTCCGTGCTCGAGGGCGCGCGGGCCGCATCGCGATCGGTCTCGCCGGCCTGGGCTACGCCGCCGCGCTCGCGCTCGCGATCGAGCTGGCGCAGCTCTTCATGCCGCCGAAGATCGCCGATCCGAGCGATGCCGCCCTCTGTCTGCTCGGCGCCGCTGGAGGCCTGTACGTCGCGGCGCGAGCCCTCGTGCCGGCTGACGATCGCGCCGCGACAGGCCGCACACGCGATGTGGCCTGA
- a CDS encoding O-antigen ligase family protein: MWPDRLDAARRAAALALQVLAIAAAVACLVLLRDTPLVLRCLWTAGLAAGAAAARRPELAIAAYAASLYGTPRYSPDSNVLVRSGVLDGIALFAVAGTALWRASHPQPRPSRLTWVAAALFVWIAVASVANWTVVDASRRSSGHAPILLVHAAAMCWVASAAMPGRAAARQWASWLGVGLGLRTFLQGREGIVLENDLGPVVLMVVPFAILLARCEPRRVARLAFGLAAILALGIVALTYNRASAVAFAAATFVFLWQQRHRGRWIAIGLTIAVLATGWFASGAYRERFLQAWQELQGTSSGSVTERFALWRASARLVADHPVVGVGPGRFATEVADYSPSLRGMVVHNSIIHAAAETGVPGAALYLALFLGVLALTASIRRHTSDPWQRELAGALQLSLIVYLIAGLFLSRHDMVMAYILAGWTIGLRREPIDGPPTGAAAAP, translated from the coding sequence ATGTGGCCTGATCGACTCGACGCCGCGCGGCGCGCTGCGGCTCTCGCGCTGCAGGTCCTCGCCATCGCGGCCGCGGTCGCGTGCCTCGTGCTGCTGCGCGATACGCCGCTCGTCCTTCGATGCCTCTGGACGGCCGGCCTGGCCGCCGGCGCCGCTGCGGCGCGGCGGCCGGAGCTCGCGATCGCCGCGTATGCAGCGTCGTTGTACGGCACGCCCCGGTATTCGCCGGATTCCAACGTCCTGGTGCGATCTGGAGTCCTCGACGGCATCGCCCTCTTCGCGGTCGCCGGGACGGCGCTGTGGCGAGCCTCGCATCCGCAGCCGCGCCCGTCGCGGCTGACGTGGGTCGCGGCCGCTCTCTTCGTCTGGATTGCGGTCGCGAGCGTTGCCAACTGGACCGTGGTGGACGCCTCGCGGCGAAGCAGCGGGCATGCGCCCATCCTTCTCGTTCACGCGGCGGCGATGTGCTGGGTGGCGAGCGCGGCCATGCCCGGACGAGCGGCCGCGCGGCAGTGGGCGTCCTGGCTGGGCGTGGGGCTCGGACTGCGCACGTTCCTTCAAGGCCGCGAGGGCATCGTGCTCGAGAACGACCTCGGACCCGTCGTGCTCATGGTCGTGCCCTTCGCGATTCTGCTCGCCAGGTGCGAACCTCGCCGGGTTGCGCGTCTCGCCTTCGGCCTCGCTGCCATCCTCGCCCTCGGCATCGTCGCGTTGACCTACAACCGGGCCTCCGCGGTGGCATTTGCCGCGGCCACGTTCGTGTTCCTTTGGCAACAGCGTCATCGCGGCCGCTGGATCGCCATAGGGCTGACGATCGCGGTGCTCGCGACGGGGTGGTTCGCATCGGGAGCGTATCGCGAGCGCTTCCTGCAGGCCTGGCAGGAACTGCAGGGCACGTCGTCGGGCAGCGTCACGGAACGCTTCGCGCTGTGGCGTGCCTCCGCCCGTCTCGTTGCGGATCACCCGGTCGTCGGGGTCGGGCCCGGCCGATTCGCCACCGAGGTGGCCGACTACTCGCCGAGCCTCCGCGGGATGGTCGTGCACAACAGCATCATTCACGCCGCGGCGGAAACGGGCGTTCCCGGCGCGGCGCTGTATCTCGCGCTGTTCCTCGGCGTCCTCGCGCTCACCGCGTCAATCCGGCGCCACACGTCCGACCCGTGGCAGCGGGAACTGGCCGGTGCCCTTCAACTGAGCCTGATCGTGTACCTGATCGCCGGTCTGTTCCTGAGCCGCCACGACATGGTGATGGCCTACATCCTCGCCGGATGGACGATCGGCCTGCGCCGCGAGCCTATCGACGGTCCACCCACCGGCGCAGCGGCCGCTCCATGA
- a CDS encoding acyltransferase has translation MTSSARQATTAARAERGSWRALDGLRALACLSVFVANFHHSLGMSVAGRAGPFDASYFAESGVGVALLMVLSGLLIGRSFWQRIDRGEPFDNPWRYVLRRAVRIVPAYWACLAAFAIASDAASDPVDLVAHVLFVNNLREPSFYSISPQFWTIGIFVQFYVIAPLIFLAIRRAGVRGVGVAITLLMAAAGAYAVHAALMATRDTWFGWPLTLLTTRDGYVLSHSPLAHLPLFLIGAAAAVVLVDDTGSRRAAGRIAAVVCWTSVAAVAWLACVPAADRLQWPYARYLFPWMPVALAATLASAPLSPSADRVFGVWPLRALGRISYGVYIYQFACMVAVARLMQVGPSSAPAVRGTLALVSLGLTILVASASYFVMERPLRRWVDRR, from the coding sequence GTGACGAGCTCGGCCCGTCAGGCGACAACGGCGGCTCGCGCCGAGCGAGGCTCGTGGCGCGCGCTCGACGGCCTTCGCGCGCTCGCGTGCCTGTCGGTGTTCGTCGCGAACTTCCACCACTCGCTCGGCATGAGCGTGGCAGGACGCGCCGGCCCCTTCGATGCGAGCTACTTCGCGGAGAGCGGCGTCGGCGTGGCGCTGCTCATGGTCCTGAGCGGGCTGCTGATTGGCCGGTCCTTCTGGCAGCGGATCGATCGAGGCGAGCCGTTCGACAACCCCTGGCGCTACGTTCTGCGCCGAGCCGTCCGCATCGTGCCAGCCTATTGGGCCTGCCTGGCTGCGTTCGCGATCGCCAGCGACGCCGCATCGGATCCGGTGGACCTCGTGGCGCACGTTCTGTTCGTCAACAATCTCCGGGAGCCCTCCTTCTACAGCATCAGCCCGCAGTTCTGGACGATTGGGATCTTCGTTCAGTTCTACGTGATCGCGCCGCTGATCTTTCTCGCCATCCGCCGTGCGGGCGTTCGAGGCGTGGGCGTCGCGATCACGCTGCTGATGGCCGCGGCCGGTGCCTATGCGGTACATGCCGCGCTCATGGCGACGCGCGACACGTGGTTCGGCTGGCCGCTGACGCTGCTGACCACACGCGACGGTTATGTGCTCAGCCACTCTCCGCTGGCCCATCTGCCGCTGTTCCTGATCGGGGCGGCTGCCGCCGTGGTCCTCGTGGACGACACCGGAAGCCGCCGCGCAGCCGGCCGCATCGCGGCGGTCGTCTGCTGGACCAGCGTTGCGGCCGTCGCGTGGCTGGCATGCGTCCCGGCTGCCGATCGGCTGCAGTGGCCGTACGCCCGCTACCTGTTTCCGTGGATGCCGGTCGCACTGGCCGCGACGCTGGCCTCCGCGCCCTTGTCTCCCAGCGCCGATCGCGTGTTCGGCGTGTGGCCGCTCCGCGCGCTGGGCCGGATCTCGTACGGCGTCTACATCTACCAGTTCGCGTGCATGGTGGCCGTGGCTCGCCTGATGCAGGTCGGTCCGTCATCGGCACCGGCCGTGCGCGGCACGCTCGCTCTCGTGAGCTTGGGGCTCACGATTCTCGTCGCGAGCGCGTCGTACTTCGTCATGGAGCGGCCGCTGCGCCGGTGGGTGGACCGTCGATAG
- a CDS encoding carbamoyltransferase: MTRILGISAFYHDSAAALVADGDIVAAAQEERFTRKKHDPSFPDLAVQYCLREAGVSMQDVDYVVFYEKPIRKFERLLETYVGYAPAGFSSFATAMPVWLREKLQQSRLIRRAMGGRRQTPLVFTDHHESHAASAFFPSPFDRAAILTLDGVGEWTTAAMGVGEGHRITLTKQLQFPHSLGLLYSAFTYYCGFKVNSGEYKLMGLAPYGRPVYRDLIEKHLIDVRDDGSFWMDMRYFNYCEGLTMTSAAFHELFGGPPRSPESTIEQRHMDLAASIQAVTEDIMLRIAREVHRETGMRHLVMAGGVALNCVANGRLLREGPFDDVWIQPAAGDAGGALGAALFVWHQLLDKPRAPQGRDSQKGSLLGPRFSSDEIADWLDGLGVPYTRAGSPHELVRQTADLLASEQVVGWFQGRMEFGPRALGARSILGDPRSPRMQATMNLKIKFRESFRPFAPIVLRDEASRWFGIEPRHESPYMLLVAPVDEAHRVPIDDATRRQMASDPDLRARVNIPRSAIPAVTHVDYSARLQTVDEARNPRLTALLREFQRRTGCPVLVNTSFNVRGEPIVCSPEDAYRCLLATEMDALVLEDIIVLKRDVSDKVDAAERDRHLAQFQLD; this comes from the coding sequence GTGACCCGCATCCTCGGTATCTCCGCCTTCTATCACGACAGCGCCGCGGCGCTCGTCGCCGATGGCGACATCGTCGCCGCTGCGCAGGAAGAGCGGTTCACCCGCAAGAAGCACGATCCGAGCTTTCCGGATCTGGCCGTACAGTACTGCCTGCGCGAAGCCGGCGTGTCGATGCAGGACGTCGACTACGTCGTCTTCTACGAGAAGCCGATCCGGAAGTTCGAGCGGCTGCTCGAGACGTACGTCGGCTACGCGCCAGCCGGCTTCTCGAGCTTCGCGACCGCGATGCCGGTCTGGCTGCGCGAGAAGCTGCAGCAGTCGCGGCTGATTCGCCGCGCGATGGGCGGCCGGCGACAGACGCCGCTCGTCTTCACCGACCACCACGAGAGCCACGCGGCGAGCGCGTTCTTTCCGAGCCCGTTCGATCGCGCGGCGATCCTCACGCTCGACGGCGTCGGTGAGTGGACGACCGCGGCGATGGGCGTCGGCGAAGGCCACCGGATCACGCTCACGAAGCAACTGCAGTTCCCGCACTCGCTCGGCCTGCTCTACTCGGCGTTCACCTACTACTGCGGGTTCAAGGTCAACAGCGGCGAGTACAAGCTCATGGGCCTCGCGCCGTACGGCCGGCCCGTGTATCGGGATCTCATCGAGAAGCACCTGATCGACGTCCGCGACGATGGCAGCTTCTGGATGGACATGCGGTATTTCAACTACTGCGAGGGGCTGACGATGACGTCGGCCGCGTTCCACGAGCTGTTCGGCGGCCCGCCGCGCTCGCCCGAGTCCACGATCGAGCAGCGGCACATGGACCTGGCCGCGAGCATCCAGGCCGTGACCGAGGACATCATGCTGCGCATCGCGCGGGAAGTGCACCGCGAGACCGGCATGCGGCACCTCGTGATGGCGGGCGGCGTGGCGCTCAACTGCGTCGCCAACGGCCGGCTGCTGCGTGAAGGGCCGTTCGACGACGTCTGGATCCAGCCGGCGGCCGGCGATGCCGGCGGCGCGCTCGGCGCGGCGCTGTTCGTCTGGCACCAGTTGCTCGACAAGCCGCGCGCGCCCCAGGGGCGCGACAGCCAGAAAGGCAGCCTGCTCGGCCCGCGGTTCTCGTCGGACGAGATCGCCGACTGGCTCGACGGCCTCGGCGTGCCCTACACGCGTGCCGGCTCGCCACACGAGCTCGTGCGGCAGACGGCCGACCTGCTCGCGTCCGAGCAGGTCGTCGGCTGGTTCCAGGGGCGGATGGAGTTCGGGCCCCGCGCGCTCGGCGCGCGCAGCATCCTCGGCGACCCGCGGTCGCCGCGCATGCAGGCCACGATGAACCTGAAGATCAAGTTCCGCGAGAGCTTCCGGCCGTTCGCCCCGATCGTGCTCCGCGACGAGGCGTCGCGCTGGTTCGGGATCGAGCCGCGGCACGAGAGCCCGTACATGCTGCTGGTCGCGCCGGTCGACGAAGCGCATCGCGTGCCGATCGACGACGCGACCCGGCGGCAGATGGCGAGCGATCCGGATCTTCGGGCCAGGGTCAACATCCCGCGGTCGGCCATTCCGGCCGTCACGCACGTGGACTACAGCGCGCGCCTCCAGACGGTGGACGAGGCGCGCAACCCGCGTCTGACGGCGCTGCTCCGTGAGTTCCAGCGGCGCACGGGCTGCCCCGTCCTCGTCAACACGAGCTTCAACGTGCGCGGCGAGCCGATCGTGTGCAGCCCCGAGGACGCGTACCGCTGCCTCCTCGCGACCGAGATGGACGCGCTCGTGCTCGAGGACATCATCGTGCTGAAGCGCGACGTTTCGGACAAGGTGGACGCGGCCGAGCGCGACCGGCACCTCGCGCAGTTCCAGCTCGACTGA
- a CDS encoding FemAB family PEP-CTERM system-associated protein, which yields MVSLASPIDRAVLAPADTAPILVTPAGSAAEWDAYVEAHPDATADHLWAWGPLVARVFRHAPAYLAARRGGRLVGVLPLVKFRSPLFGRALISLPFLNDGGVLADDDAAAEALVARAREIAAEAGASHVELRHRRRQFPALPCREHKLSLVRPLPSSSDALWQELDRKVRNQVRKAQKEGLEAAAGGRELVPAFYRVFAENMRDLGTPVYAKRLFDEVLTAFGDRARVHVVRRGATVMAAAVTIAFRRTVLVPWASSLKAYRTLCPNMLLYWSMLERAVADGMTTFDFGRSTPGAGTHQFKLQWGAVARPLCWEYVLLSRADVPDHGPTNTTFTTAIALWQHLPLRLATTLGPHIVRGIP from the coding sequence ATGGTGAGCCTCGCGTCCCCGATCGATCGCGCGGTGCTCGCGCCGGCCGACACGGCTCCGATCCTCGTGACGCCCGCCGGCTCGGCCGCCGAGTGGGACGCGTACGTCGAGGCCCATCCCGACGCCACGGCCGATCATCTCTGGGCCTGGGGGCCGCTCGTCGCTCGCGTGTTCCGGCACGCGCCGGCGTACCTCGCGGCCCGCCGCGGCGGACGGCTGGTCGGCGTGCTGCCGCTCGTGAAGTTCCGGTCGCCGCTCTTCGGCCGCGCCCTGATCTCGTTGCCGTTCCTGAACGACGGCGGCGTGCTGGCCGACGACGACGCCGCGGCGGAGGCGCTGGTCGCGCGGGCGCGAGAGATCGCCGCCGAAGCTGGCGCCTCACACGTCGAGCTGCGGCATCGCCGCCGGCAGTTTCCCGCCTTGCCGTGCCGCGAGCACAAGCTGAGCCTCGTCCGTCCGCTGCCGTCGTCGTCCGATGCGCTCTGGCAGGAGCTGGACCGGAAGGTGCGCAACCAGGTGCGCAAGGCGCAGAAGGAAGGTCTCGAGGCGGCTGCAGGCGGCCGGGAGCTGGTGCCGGCGTTCTATCGGGTCTTCGCCGAGAACATGCGCGATCTGGGAACGCCGGTCTACGCCAAGCGGCTCTTCGACGAGGTGCTGACGGCCTTCGGCGATCGCGCGCGCGTCCACGTCGTGCGCCGCGGCGCGACGGTCATGGCGGCAGCGGTCACGATCGCGTTCCGCCGGACCGTGCTCGTGCCGTGGGCGTCGTCGCTCAAGGCCTACCGGACGCTGTGTCCGAACATGCTGCTGTACTGGTCGATGCTCGAGCGGGCGGTGGCCGACGGCATGACCACCTTCGACTTCGGCCGATCGACGCCCGGCGCCGGCACGCACCAGTTCAAGCTGCAGTGGGGCGCGGTGGCGCGGCCGCTCTGCTGGGAGTACGTGCTGCTCTCGCGCGCCGACGTTCCGGACCACGGTCCGACGAACACGACGTTCACGACGGCCATCGCGCTCTGGCAGCATCTGCCGCTGCGGCTGGCGACCACGCTCGGGCCGCACATCGTGCGAGGCATTCCGTGA